In the genome of Methylococcus sp. EFPC2, the window GGTAAGGGAGAGCCAAGTGCTTTCGGCCCATCATGTGCACGCAGAACACGGAGCGATTTTTCTTATGCGGGTCGATCAGCTCTCGGCAGAAGAACAGCTGCTGCTGCAAACGGTCGCGCGGGCGGTGCTGGTAAGCAATCGGGGCACCTTGGCCGAGCAACTGCTGCGGCATCCCCGACCCGCGGCCGCTTTCGTTGCGGCACCGGTCTTACCAAAAGGCAAAGCCGATACGCCCGCGTTGACGCTGCCCCCACTCGAATTCTTCAATGGGCTCGGTGGTTTTGCCGAAGACGGCCGCGAGTACGTGATCGTGCTCGACAAGGGCCAGTGGACACCGGCCCCCTGGATTAATGTGATCGCCAATCCCGACTTCGGCTTCATGGTTTCGGCCTCGGGCAGCGGCTGCACCTGGTGTGGCAACAGCCGCGAAAACCAGTTGACGCCCTGGTCCAACGACCCGGTCAGCGATCCTTCTGGAGAAGTCTTCTATTTACGTGACGATGAAACCAGCGAACTGTGGACCCCGACCGCCCTGCCGATCCGGGTCGACCAAGCGAGCTATTTGATACGCCACGGGCAAGGCTATAGCCGTTTCGAACACGCCTCCCATGGAATACACAGCGAGCTGCTGCAATTCGTCAGCCCGGACGATCCGGTCAAGATTTCGTCGTTGACCCTGACCAATGTTTCCGGCCGAAGTCGCAGACTGACGGTCGCGGCCTACGTCGAGTGGGTGCTCGGCGCCTCGCGTAGCGTGACCGCACCGCACATCGTTACCGAAGTGGATCCGGAAACCCGTGCCTTGTTCGCTTACAACCCCTGGAGCTTGGAGTTTGGCCAGCGCGTGGCCTTCGCCGATCTCGTCGGCCAGCAGACCAGCTGGACCGGAAATCGGGCCGAATTCATCGGCCGCAACGGGAGTCTGGATGCACCGGCGGGTTTGCTGAATCCCAAGGCGCTGAAAAACCGCGTTGGCGCGGGACTGGACCCTTGTACGGCCCTGGAGACGGTGATCGAGTTGGAGCCCGACGGGCGCGCCGAGATTGTCTTCCTGCTGGGACAAGGCAAGGATCGCGCGCAAGCCAGCGAACTGGTCCGGCGCTATCGCGCAACTGAGGTGGCAACGACGTTTGCCCAGGTCACTCAATCGTGGGATCAAGTGCTCGGCAAGGTTCAGGTGAAAACGCCGGATCGGGAACTCGACCTGCTGTTGAATCGCTGGCTGCTTTATCAAACCCTGAGTTGCCGGATTTGGGCGCGGGCCGCTTTCTATCAGGTGGGAGGGGCGTTCGGCTTTCGCGATCAATTGCAGGACGGCATGGCGTTGGCGGTTGCCAGGCCCGATCTGACCCGCGCTCACCTGTTGCGCGCGGCGGCGCGCCAGTTCGGCGAAGGCGACGTGCAACATTGGTGGCATCCGCCCACTGGTCGCGGCGTACGCACCCGATTTTCCGACGACCGCATCTGGCTCCCCTATGCCGTAGCTCAGTATCTCAAGGTGAGCGGCGACGCCGACGTACTGAATGAGCTTGTGCCGTTTCTGCAGGGACCAGAGCTGCTGCCGGAGCAGGATGACGCGTATTACGAGCCGACACTGTCGAATGAAAAAGCGAGCTTGTACGAGCATTGCGCCCGTGCGCTCGACCTGAGTCTGGAAACCGGCGCACACGGCCTACCACTGATGGGAAGCGGCGACTGGAATGACGGCATGAATCGGGTCGGCAATCAGGGAAAGGGCGAAAGTGTATGGCTGGCATGGTTCCTAATCGCCACGCTCTCGGAATTTGCGTCGATAGCCGAGGCGCGCGGAGATAACGAACGAGCCCTCCGCTGGCGCAAGCACGACATCAAATTGAAGACGGCGGTGGAAGCGGAAGGATGGGACGGGGCATGGTATCGGCGCGCTTATTTCGACGACGGCAGCCCTTTAGGTTCCGCCGGCAATGCCGAGTGTCGTATCGATTCGATCGCCCAGAGTTGGGGGGTTATTTCCAGTGCCGCAGACATCGAGCGAGCACAGCGGGCGATGAACTCGGTGCGGGAATACCTCGTTCGTTACGGCGACGACCTGGTTTTGCTGTTCACTCCGCCCTTCGAAAAGACCGAGCGCGACCCCGGATATATCAAGAGCTACCCCCCTGGCGTGCGGGAAAACGGCGGCCAGTATACCCATGCGGCAATCTGGTCCGTCATCGCCTATGCCATGCAAGGTGAAGGCGACCAAGCGGCGGATTTGCTGCGCATGCTGAATCCGATCAAGCGCACGGCCACCCGCACCGGCGTATATGCCTACAAGGTCGAGCCATATGTGTTGGCAGCGGATATCTATGCCGAGCCACCTCACGTGCGACGTGGCGGCTGGACCTGGTACACGGGCGCCGCGGGTTGGTATTACCGTGCCGGGTTGGAATGGATCTTGGGTTTACAAGTCCGCGCCGATCGCTTGGTCTTCAATCCCTGTATTCCAAGAAACTGGCACAGTTATAGCATTATTTATCGGCACGATAATACCCTCTATGAAATCACGATTGAAAACCCAAACGGCGTGGCCCACGGCGTCGCCACCATAGAGCTGGATGGAGAACGGCAGTCCGTCGGAAGTGGTATTGCGTTACGGGATGACGGACAGGCGCATAAGGTCCGCGTGGTTCTGGGTTGAACTTGCTTTTTATTGGCTTTACATGTTTATCGCTATTTTAACTATAAGGGGAAATATAATGGACTTAATTTCAGTATTTCTAGGCATTACAGTCGTCAGTATAGTTCTGTTGGCTACGGTATTGTACGTTAATAATACTTTTGATTTTTAGGGGAAAGGCCATGGACCTAATTTCGTTAGTGGTAACTATTATTGTCGTTGGTGTACTTCTATGGGCTATTAACACCTACATACCGATGGAAGCCCGCATCAAGCAGATCCTCAACATCGTGGTGATCATCGCGGTGATTCTGTGGCTACTGAGTGCATTTGGCGTGTTGAGTATGTTCCCGAGGGCGTTGATTTCAGTAGTGGTGGCCCTTGTCGTCGTCGGACTCCTGTTGTGGCTTGTTAACAGTTACATTCCTATGGACGGGCGCATCAAGCAGATATTGAATATCGTAGTCATCATCGCGGTGATTCTATGGCTGCTCAGTGCATTCGGAATTTTGAGCGGGCTGCCTCAGATCCATATCGGGAATCCGTAGTCATTGATTTCAGGCTAGGGGCTATCTTGTAATTTCATATGCGAATAGCTCTGGCCTGTGTTGGGCGGCGGCATTGGCTGCCAATTACGTAGTGTAAATATCAGCTATGGACGGCTCATCGGAGAAGCAAAAATGCTCGAAACTATTGCGGTCATATTGATTATCGGCTGGGTGCTAGGTTTGGTCTCTTCGTACACCCTGGGCGGGTTTATTCACATACTATTGGTCATCGCGATTGTCGTGATCGTGCTTCGCGTTATTCAAGGCCGAAGGCCACTGTAGTACTAATGTCACGCGGTGTCGGCCGGACTGCTTATCTGGCAAGGATAACCAGTCCGGAAACCCGCGTCGGCACCATTTATAGGAGAAAAGAGATGAGCGCAGTCAAACTCGTGGGCATTGTGCTGATCATAGCCGGCCTATTAGGGCTGGTGTATGGAGGTTTCAGCTATACCCGAGAAACTCAGGAAGCCAAGATAGGCCCTATTGAGCTTTCGGTTAAAGACACGCAGACGGTCAATGTTCCGATATGGGTCGGCGTGGGTGCGGTAGTCGCCGGTGGCGGGCTCCTGCTTTTCGCGAGCAGGAAGGGCTAGAAGCTTACGATCCGGCTACGCGAGTGGAGCGCGATTGAAACAGGGAAGTGCATGCCGCATTTTCACTTCCCATCACTGAAGATGTACCGGATGACTTTTTCAGTGTTTCCGAGACTTGGCGGGGCGTTATGAACACAGAAGAATTTCAGGGCTTGCTCGAACAGGTGAAGCAATTGAGTCCGCTCCAACGGCAACAGCTTGCCAAGAATCTTGGCATCTTGGACCCGTCGGCGGCGCTTCACCGCCCTGTGGAACATCCGTTGGCCAAAAGAAAACAGGTAGTCAGGAAGGCGGTGTTTCCCGTAGCCGGACTGGGTACCCGCTTCTTGCCGGCGACCAAGGTCAGTCCGAAGGAAATGCTGCCGGTGGCGGACAAGCCGCTAATTCAATATGCCGTCGAGGAAGCCGTGGCGGCGGGTATCGACGTGATGGTCTTCATCGTCGGACGCAGTAAAGGAGCCATTCTGGACCATTTCGACAAAGCTTATGAATTGGAGGCCGAGTTAACCAGTCGCGGCAAGACGGAAAACCTGACCATCGTTCAGAACATCGTGCCGCCTCATGTTACATGCGTTTACATACGACAAGCCGAAGCTTTGGGCCTGGGGCACGCGGTGGCCTGCGCGAAGGCCGTCATCGGCGACGAGCCTTTCGCCGTTATTCTGGCTGACGACATGATCGACGACGAACATTCGGGCTGTCTGGCTCAAATGGTAAAAGTGTTCGAGGATCGGCAGTGCCCCGTGCTATGCGTTCAAACGGTACAGCCCTGGGAAACCGGAAGCTACGGCATTGTTGCCGTTTCCGCCATGGGTGATCGTCTAGGCAAGGTTGATGCGATCATCGAAAAGCCCAAACCGGACCAAGCGCCATCCAATTTGGCAGTGATAGGGCGATACATTTTGACCCCCTCGATATTCGACAAATTGAAAGACGTGCCACGGGGCGCGGGTGGCGAGATTCAGTTGACAGATGCGATCGCCATGCTATTGGCGGATGAAATGGTGCTCGCCTACGAATTCGAAGGAAGGCGCTACGACTGCGGCTCGAAGCTCGGCTTTCTGACCGCTACGGTGGTACAAAGCTTGAAACATTCCGAACTGAAAGGACCGTTCAAGGAGTTTCTCAAGACGATCGAGCTAAATTGACCATCGCCCGTGCGATAAGGGCGCTGAGATACTGTATGGCGCTGGGTTCTACTTTATCCAGTTCGAAACGCAGAAATGGCTGGGTTGGAGTCGTATTGAAAAATAAGGCTGAGCGTTTCAATACGATTAGCGCTTTATTGGGCGCAATAGCCGCCGTGTGTGGGGGGTGTTTGGTTGGTGCCGCTTGCTGTCCGTCAGGGTGATCCTTGGAAAATTGCAAGCCGAAGCATCTATGGGCTTACCCTCATTTCGATCTATGTTTTTGCAACGCTTTTACATGGTTCCAAGGGAAGGGGGATGAGAAAGTGAAGGATAATAGGTGAAATCCATGCGGCGCCGATCGCAGTAGCCATCGGGGAAAACTGTTCGGCGCACCTGGTTCTTGGCGCTACCCATGACGTGGGCGGCTCAAGGCAAACTCCAGGAGACGGCCAGTCGGCTAAGCAGAAGATGGCCGGTTTCCATGCCGAAGAGATTGGGCATGTGCGTTTGCACCGAAGATAAAGAATACACAACCCCCCAAGGCAAAGACAGTCTTGGGCTAATTGCAGGCCGTGGGGTATGGGGATGCTGCTCAACAGCAGCGCCAAGACAACGAGCGACAGTACTACACCGAAGACGATAATCAGCGCGATAATCAAGACCGATTGTTCCGCTGCGGAGGGGTTCGCATGGGGGGCGACAGTGAAAGGTTCGAGGGCGCTCCCAAAAGCCGCCTTTCGAACAGAGTTAAACTCCTACTTCGAATGGCCATTAAGGCCGAACTGCCGCCGGAAGTGACAGCTAGACCAACGAATGCTTCTCGGCCTTTGCGGGCATTCAACCCTGGCTCCCAGTTCCTGTGGATGATGGTAGTGTCCCGACTTATGTGCAAAAGCACTTCTGAGTAGAAGATGTGGGGTGGTCATGGTAAGAGGTTGATTGACGAGATCGACCAAGACCCGAAGGAGGGCAAACCATGACCATAAAGGAGCATAAGACGAAGTTGTCGCTCGTGGAACGGGTGACGGGGGAACGTGACCTGCTAAAGGAGTTGATGCGGGAGGCGTTGCAGACCGTCCTGGAGGGCGAGATGACTGAATTCCTGGGGGGGCAGCCCGGCGAACGCACAGACAGCCGCAACGGTTACCGGGGGGGGCGTCAGAATTTCTGTGTGTGAGGCGTGAGTAGACTTTTCCACGGTGACGGCTGCCGAAGGTCCGTTCAGACCGTAGGCAGAGGGCGCGGTGGCAAAGTCGGTGGTCATTTTATCCGCGAGCCGCTTCAAAGCGTTCAGCGTAGAGGATGGCGAATTGGTTCATGGCGTCCTTCCAATCCTTGGCCGCCCGTCCCCAGTCGGCCGTAATGTTGCGCAAGGCCAGCCAGATCAGCTTGCTGGCAGCATCGTCGCTCGGGAAATGGCCACGCGTCTTGAGGATCTTGCGCAGTCGGGCGTTGATGCTCTCGATGGCATTGGTCGTGTAGATCACCCGGCGGATGGCGGGCGGGAAGGCAAAGAAGGGAATCACCCGGTCCCAGGCCCGCCGCCAGGCGGCGACCACGGTCGGGAATTTCTCACCCCAGAGGCCTTGCTCGAACGCGTCGAGTTCGGCCAGCGCGGCTTCGGCGCTGGGCGCGGTGTAGATCGGCTTGATCGCTGCCGCCAGTGCCTTACGGTCCTTCCAACTCGCGTAGTCGAGGCTGTTGCGAATCAGATGCACGATACAGGTCTGCAGCGTGGTCGCTGGGAAAACGGCGGCCAAGGCCTCGGGCATGCCCTTCAGGCCGTCGGTGACGGCGATCAGGATGTCGACCACACCGCGCGTCTTGAGGTCATTGAAGACCTTCATCCAGAACTTGGCGCCCTCGGTGTTCTCGATCCACAACCCGAGGATGTCGCGCGTGCCGTCTGGCAGAACAGCCAAGGCCAGGTAGATCGCCTTGTTGCGGACCACCGCCTCCTCGCGAATCTTGACCCGCAGAGCATCGAAGAACACCACCGGATACATGGCTTCGAGCGGGCGTGACTGCCAGGCGGTGACCTCGGCCATCACCGCATCGGTGACTGAACTGATGAATTCCGGTGAAACCTCGGTGCCGTACTGCTCGGCCAGGAAGCCCTGAATCTCGCGCACCGTCATGCCCCGGGCGTACATGGCCACGATCTTGTCATCGAAACCGGTGAAGCGCCGCTCGTGCTTAGGGATAAGCAGGGGTTCGAAGCTGCCCTGACGGTCGCGCGGGATGTCGATCCGAAGCGGCCCGTCTTCGGTCAGCACCGTCTTGCCGGTCACCCCGTTGCGGTGATTGCCCACCTCGCCGGGCTTGTCGGCGCCGGGTGGGTAACCCAGGTGATGGCTGAGTTCGGCGCCCAGTGCACGTTCGATCAGCGCCTTCTTGAACGCCATCGAGGCGGCATTGATCGCCTCGGCGTCCATCGGGCCACTGACCATCTGGTCTATGAGTTCTTTCGGAATGCTGGGCAGCGCCGCTGCCGGTTTCTTCTTGCTCGTCTTGCTTGGCATACATGCTCCTTAACAACATGTTATGCCTCACACACAAAATTTCTGACAGGCTCGTTACCGGGCGGCTACTACTTGAACACACTGGTCATTTTTCGGCGCGCATCGACACTACTGGCGCACCTTTCCAAATTGTGGCCTAGGTGTTGGTTGACAAAATGATGCGTTCGGGCGGTCGCCGCGCCGTTGTCGTTACTCCGCATGCTCGGACAAGGTGAGCTCCAGATTGTCCGCGTAAGCGTTGTTGATGCCTTCTGTCGCAGCGCGGAAAGAGAACTCCACGGAGAGGGAGGCCGTATCGACCGGGATCGACCCTTCGGCCTCGACGCGAAGTAGGCCTGTCACCCCGCCCCGCTCTGCCGACGTGACCGGCTCGAGCGAGATCGAACCGAGGCTCTGCAGGTTGGGGTCGAGGAACGTCACGACCGCCGATGCCGCGTCGTCCTTGTCGCGGTGGCCGCCGAGATAGGCTGAGAACCGCGCGCTCACGTGCCCACTGCGGATCGGCTCGACCCACTCCGAATTAATGTGGATCACCTGGCGCAGCGCGCTCCGCGCGCCCTCCCCGCCAACGAACAAACGGCGGCCGCGATCTTCCGGGCCTGGCGCGGAAGATGGTGGTGCGTAATCGCTTTCAGAGTACGCGGCAATGCGGGCGGGCGGCAGGCCAGTCATTGGCATCCAGCCTTCCGGTTCAATGGATTCCGGGGCACCAGCTTCAGCTCCGCTATTGACGATGAGGTTGTCGCTAGTCCTTTGCGATTCCGCGCGCTCCCAAGAAAGCTGGAAACTTTGCTCGCCAGGGTCCGTGGCCGTCGCCTCGACGACATAAACCTCGCCGGCTCTTGTGTTCGCGAAGCTGAGTGATTCACCGATTTGGGCTGCGGCGGCAGTTCCTTCGCTGACCACGACCTGATTCACGTCCAGAAGCCGCAAATGGACGCCCGCTTTACTCGCCCTCAAGCCTGCGAATGCGCGGTCGGCGACGGTGATGAAGTATCGATCCAGGTTGCGAATCCGCTGCTCGATTGGCTCGCCGGGGTTGAGGATGATATAGATGCGGCTGCGCTGTAGCCAAGGAATCGCGATGCGACTCGCCTGGGTTCCATTGTGCACCGAGTAACGGCCGGGTGCACCGGTCACCTGTACGTAGTAACTTTCGCCGGGTGTAAGTTCGACCACGGCGTCGTTTGCGCCGCAGGGACCTGTGGAGACGGGGCTGCCGGCGACTTGCGCACCGAGACTCCCATCCTTGTTGCGACGATAGACTGACAGGGTGACTGGTGCCTCATTCCCATAGACGCGCACGCCGGAAAACGGCAAGAAGAGCGCGTTATAGGTAGCATACCCGGCTCCACGAGCGATCTCCAGGCCTCGGATCGAGTAGTAGTCGGCGTCAGTGGAAGTGGCCGGCGGCGCGCCCCGTGGTTGTGAGTCAATCGTCGCGTGCCACGAGACGTTACGTATTGGGCGCAGGCTAATTCTGTCGGCGAATCCGCCGGTAGGTCGGAGCAGGAAGAACGGTTCGCGTGTCGCGCTCGCGACGGTGTCGTTGAACTCGTAGTCATCCATCGGAACGGCGCCGCCTGCCAGGCTTACGGTCAAGTTGTAGGCGTTCACATCGTTGGCTCGTACCTCGAAGATGTGTCGGCCGGAAGATAAGTAGTGTGCCTCGCTATACCCCGTGTTGTCGCCGTGGGGTGTCCGGCTGATAAAACTGGGTTCCGGGCAGGCGCCGGGGAAGCCGATTTCGCGATGAAGGTTGCGGACGGAGATGGGGCCGAGGCCTTGGGGATATTGAAGGTCGATCGTTGCGATCATGGGGCCGGGCGCGGTAAACGCGAAGAAGTCGCGGTCGGTCGCATCGAGATTCATGTTGAACACGCTGTGCGACGGTCCCGCACCGAGGTCCCGCGCCATCTCGATAGTGTTGTTAGGTTCCAAGCGATCAGGAACGATCGGGATCCCTTCTGCTGTGCGACGTACGGCGGCGTAGGCGTTCACAGCGCGCTTTGCCTGGCCGTTTCCATTTGTGCCTGTCGCGATCAGGATGGCTGCGGCATCGTCGCTCGATAGCTTGGGATTGATTGCTTTCATCATCGCCGCAACGCCAGCGACGAAAGGCGCCGAGGCACTCGTTCCGCCGAAGGTTTGCGGCCCGTAGCCTACGTTGTTGTTGTCCGGCATGGACATGATTGGGATGTTGGTAGGCGCGAAGATGTCCACGCCGACGCCGAAATTTGAGCCTGCGCTCGGAGGCGGCGGAGTGAAGGTTGCGGGGTTTAGCGAGTTGTTGTTTAGCGCGCCAACGCAGATCACGTGAGGCGCCACGCACGGATATTGCGGTGTTCCGGTCGCTACGAGCTGGCCGTTCTGGCGAAAGTAGTAGCCAACGTCGACGCCTTGGTTGCCCGCCGACGCGACGAAAATCGGATTGAAACCACGGGCGAGGATGCGATCCATGACCGGGGCTTCGAGTTGCTGGGTGAGCGAGACCGAGCTGAGTCCCGAGTTCACGCTCAGCGTGATCACGTCGGCCCCCCAAGCGGCTGCGGCCAGCATCGCCTTGTCCCAAGTGGCCAAGCTGGCGTTGATTTTGTACAGCATCGGCGTCGCGGCGACGGACCCGGTTCCCGCCCGCCCCAATGCGTTGTTCATGACCCCGACGGCGACGCCCGTGCTTCCAGTCCCGTGCCAAGCACAATTGTTACCACCGCAGAAGCCGTTCGGGGCGGGACCGTCGACCATCCCTCCGCCCGCCGAGATATTCGTCTGCCAGATGCGTCCGAGGGGAAAATCCGAATCGGTACCAAGCGCCGTCCCCTGAGGCGTTAGGTAGAAGCCGGTATCGACGATCGCGACTTCCGTGTCGGAATCAGTGGCGCCGTGTGCCTTGAAGAACTGCCAGGCGAGGCCGATGTTGGCCTGGGCCGCGTC includes:
- a CDS encoding Thivi_2564 family membrane protein translates to MDLISLVVTIIVVGVLLWAINTYIPMEARIKQILNIVVIIAVILWLLSAFGVLSMFPRALISVVVALVVVGLLLWLVNSYIPMDGRIKQILNIVVIIAVILWLLSAFGILSGLPQIHIGNP
- a CDS encoding lmo0937 family membrane protein, yielding MLETIAVILIIGWVLGLVSSYTLGGFIHILLVIAIVVIVLRVIQGRRPL
- the galU gene encoding UTP--glucose-1-phosphate uridylyltransferase GalU, with translation MNTEEFQGLLEQVKQLSPLQRQQLAKNLGILDPSAALHRPVEHPLAKRKQVVRKAVFPVAGLGTRFLPATKVSPKEMLPVADKPLIQYAVEEAVAAGIDVMVFIVGRSKGAILDHFDKAYELEAELTSRGKTENLTIVQNIVPPHVTCVYIRQAEALGLGHAVACAKAVIGDEPFAVILADDMIDDEHSGCLAQMVKVFEDRQCPVLCVQTVQPWETGSYGIVAVSAMGDRLGKVDAIIEKPKPDQAPSNLAVIGRYILTPSIFDKLKDVPRGAGGEIQLTDAIAMLLADEMVLAYEFEGRRYDCGSKLGFLTATVVQSLKHSELKGPFKEFLKTIELN
- a CDS encoding transposase; its protein translation is MTIKEHKTKLSLVERVTGERDLLKELMREALQTVLEGEMTEFLGGQPGERTDSRNGYRGGRQNFCV
- a CDS encoding IS256 family transposase; the protein is MPSKTSKKKPAAALPSIPKELIDQMVSGPMDAEAINAASMAFKKALIERALGAELSHHLGYPPGADKPGEVGNHRNGVTGKTVLTEDGPLRIDIPRDRQGSFEPLLIPKHERRFTGFDDKIVAMYARGMTVREIQGFLAEQYGTEVSPEFISSVTDAVMAEVTAWQSRPLEAMYPVVFFDALRVKIREEAVVRNKAIYLALAVLPDGTRDILGLWIENTEGAKFWMKVFNDLKTRGVVDILIAVTDGLKGMPEALAAVFPATTLQTCIVHLIRNSLDYASWKDRKALAAAIKPIYTAPSAEAALAELDAFEQGLWGEKFPTVVAAWRRAWDRVIPFFAFPPAIRRVIYTTNAIESINARLRKILKTRGHFPSDDAASKLIWLALRNITADWGRAAKDWKDAMNQFAILYAERFEAARG
- a CDS encoding S8/S53 family peptidase, producing MAKHAVLTVICAVGLYACDAGETIDVVEIRVDPALKPFVDSVADLTGAPQPVAAVRASDGKQGALVEGVLRLWPQSDAQRNEFLSRFGGVIIDNNEVAQPPPERGVTLTEAQRRATEFVVRIDLQRVGLSSLEQQAYQAGWRGRITFSSDAGRRTFAAALAARSVGYEVDANFIGQGAQEVLLRTQERPTGPGIFFDALTEPRYGAGGDAAQANIGLAWQFFKAHGATDSDTEVAIVDTGFYLTPQGTALGTDSDFPLGRIWQTNISAGGGMVDGPAPNGFCGGNNCAWHGTGSTGVAVGVMNNALGRAGTGSVAATPMLYKINASLATWDKAMLAAAAWGADVITLSVNSGLSSVSLTQQLEAPVMDRILARGFNPIFVASAGNQGVDVGYYFRQNGQLVATGTPQYPCVAPHVICVGALNNNSLNPATFTPPPPSAGSNFGVGVDIFAPTNIPIMSMPDNNNVGYGPQTFGGTSASAPFVAGVAAMMKAINPKLSSDDAAAILIATGTNGNGQAKRAVNAYAAVRRTAEGIPIVPDRLEPNNTIEMARDLGAGPSHSVFNMNLDATDRDFFAFTAPGPMIATIDLQYPQGLGPISVRNLHREIGFPGACPEPSFISRTPHGDNTGYSEAHYLSSGRHIFEVRANDVNAYNLTVSLAGGAVPMDDYEFNDTVASATREPFFLLRPTGGFADRISLRPIRNVSWHATIDSQPRGAPPATSTDADYYSIRGLEIARGAGYATYNALFLPFSGVRVYGNEAPVTLSVYRRNKDGSLGAQVAGSPVSTGPCGANDAVVELTPGESYYVQVTGAPGRYSVHNGTQASRIAIPWLQRSRIYIILNPGEPIEQRIRNLDRYFITVADRAFAGLRASKAGVHLRLLDVNQVVVSEGTAAAAQIGESLSFANTRAGEVYVVEATATDPGEQSFQLSWERAESQRTSDNLIVNSGAEAGAPESIEPEGWMPMTGLPPARIAAYSESDYAPPSSAPGPEDRGRRLFVGGEGARSALRQVIHINSEWVEPIRSGHVSARFSAYLGGHRDKDDAASAVVTFLDPNLQSLGSISLEPVTSAERGGVTGLLRVEAEGSIPVDTASLSVEFSFRAATEGINNAYADNLELTLSEHAE